The following coding sequences are from one Danio rerio strain Tuebingen ecotype United States chromosome 21, GRCz12tu, whole genome shotgun sequence window:
- the camkk2 gene encoding calcium/calmodulin-dependent protein kinase kinase 2 isoform X3, whose product MDLITGCCFAGWVCFACSPVNQTAQMFGCFGFLIPSVTACLRCILIPMQVVLTDTHLVFLIKGSYGVVKLAYNEDDNTYYAMKVLSKKRLMRQAGFPRRPPPRGAKSAPEGPPQPKGPLERVYQEIAILKKLDHPNVVKLVEVLDDPSEDHLYMVFELVKRGAVMEVPTDKPLDEDQARFYFQDLLRGIEYLHYQKIIHRDIKPSNLLLGEDGHVKIADFGVSNQFEGADALLTSTVGTPAFLAPETLSETRKNFSGKALDVWAMGVTLYCFIFGVCPFMDERILSLHQKIKTQPVELPENAEISDDLKDLLFKMLDKNPETRITVPQIKVHPWVTRHGAEPLPPEDDNCCSLIEVTEEEVENSVKHIPSLATVILVRTMLRKRSFGNPFDWGRREDRSPAAPGHMLSKQESEEGMRSVDLPFVGEDEVLS is encoded by the exons ATGGACTTGATCACCGGCTGTTGCTTTGCTGGCTGGGTTTGCTTTGCCTGTTCTCCAGTTAATCAAACGGCACAAATGTTTGGCTGCTTTGGCTTCCTGATTCCCTCCGTTACTGCATGTTTGCGCTGTATTCTGATCCCTATGCAGGTTGTCTTGACTGACACACACCTTGTTTTTCTGATAAAGGGCTCCTATGGAGTTGTCAAGCTGGCGTATAATGAAGACGACAACACATACTAT GCCATGAAAGTGCTGTCCAAGAAGCGGCTGATGAGACAGGCTGGCTTCCCGC GCAGACCTCCACCTCGCGGGGCGAAATCAGCCCCTGAGGGCCCTCCACAGCCCAAAGGACCACTGGAGCGTGTTTACCAGGAGATTGCAATTCTCAAGAAGCTGGATCACCCCAATGTGGTGAAGCTGGTGGAG GTGTTGGATGATCCAAGCGAGGACCATCTGTACATGG TGTTTGAGCTTGTCAAGCGAGG agCCGTGATGGAGGTTCCTACTGATAAGCCTCTGGATGAGGACCAGGCCCGCTTCTACTTCCAGGACCTGCTGAGAGGAATCGAATACT TACATTATCAGAAAATCATTCATCGGGACATCAAGCCTTCCAATTTGCTTTTGGGAGAAGATGGCCATGTAAAGATTGCTGATTTTGGTGTCAGTAACCAGTTTGAAGGAGCAGATGCGCTGCTGACCAGCACAGTGGGAACGCCGGCGTTTCTCGCCCCGGAAACCCTCTCAGAGACCCGGAAGAACTTCTCTGGAAAG GCGCTGGACGTGTGGGCGATGGGAGTCACCTTGTACTGTTTCATCTTTGGAGTA TGTCCGTTTATGGATGAGCGCATTTTGAGCCTCCATCAGAAGATCAAGACCCAACCGGTAGAGCTTCCAGAGAA TGCGGAAATATCGGATGACTTAAAGGacctgctttttaaaatgttggaCAAGAACCCTGAAACCAGAATCACCGTCCCACAAATTAAG gTGCACCCATGGGTGACGCGACACGGCGCTGAGCCTCTTCCCCCTGAGGACGACAATTGCTGCAGCCTGATAGAAGTGACAGAGGAGGAGGTGGAAAACTCCGTCAAGCACATCCCCAGCCTGGCCACCGTG ATCTTGGTTAGGACGATGTTGCGCAAGCGTTCTTTTGGGAACCCATTTGATTGGGGCCGCAGGGAAGACCGGAGTCCCGCCGCACCAGGACACATGCTATC GAAACAAGAGAGCGAGGAGGGCATGCGAAGCGTGGACCTGCCCTTCGTGGGCGAGGATGAAGTTCTGTCCTGA